In Ramlibacter sp., the sequence GCACAAGCTGCTGGCCGAGAAGGGCGGGCGCATCGACGCGGTGTTCTATTGCCCGCACAGCCCCGACGAGAACTGCACCTGCCGCAAGCCGCTGCCGGGCCTGTTCGAGCAGATTGGCGAGCGCTATGGCGTGGACCTCAAGGATGTGCCGGCCGTGGGCGACAGCCTGCGCGACCTGCAGGCCGCCGTTCTGGTGGGCTGCGAGCCGCACCTGGTGCTCACGGGCAAGAGCGCGCTCCACCGGGGCCTGCCGCTGCCTGAGCCGTTCCCGCCGGGCACGGCTGTGCATGACGACCTCGCGGCCTTTGCCGACGCGCTGCTTGCGCGGCCCGTGGCCGTCAAACTTCCCGCCTGAACCATGCCGCTGATCCGTTCGATACTGCATGCCCTGCTGATGCTCGTCACCGTGATCCCCTGGGGCATCTGGATGGTGACGGCCTCGCTGTGGGCCAGTGGCGAGCAGATGTACTGGAAGGCCGCGCGCTGGCTGGGCTGGCAGATCAACGGGGCCCGTGTGCTGCTGGGCATCCAGGTGCGGGTCAGCGGGATGGAGAACCTGCCCGTGGGAAAGACCAGCCCGGCCATCCTGCTGGTCAAGCACCAGTCCACCTTCGAGACCTTCCTCATGCCCACGCTGATGCCGCACCCGCTGGCCTACGTGTTCAAGAAGGAGCTGATTTACGTGCCGTTTTTCGGCTGGGCCATGGGCCGCATGGACATGATCCACATCGACCGCAGCCAGCGGGCGCTGGCGTTTTCCAAGGTGGTGGAGCAGGGCAAGCGGCTGCTGGCCCAGGGCATCTGGGTCATCATGTTCCCTGAAGGCACGCGCATCCCGCGCGGCCAGAAGGGCACCTACAAGAGCGGCGGGACCCGCCTGGCCGTGGAGACCGGCGCGCCCGTGATCCCGATCGCCGTCACCTCGGCCCGGTGCTGGCCGCGCAAGGCCTTCATCAAGACGCCGGGCGTGGTGGACGTGTCCATCGGCAAGCCGATTCCCAGCCAGGGCCGCGAGGCGGACGAACTGATGCGCGAGGTCGAGGCCTGGATCGAGTCCGAAATGCACCGGCTCGACCCCGAAGCCTACGCCGGACGCTAGACTCGGGCTTCATGCGCAGCCTGCTCCAGTTCACCCTTGACCTGTTCGATCCCGAGCCGGCGCCCGCGCCCCCGGATTCCCCGGTTTCAGAGCCAAAACCGCCGGGAGTCCAGGCGGGGCGGCCATCACCTGCTATTGAAAACATAGCAGGACCGACCCAACCCGCCGAGCCACTGGACCAGGTGCTGGTGCCTGCGAGCTTTCGCCACCCGCGCGCCAACCGGCAGGCCGTGCTGCAGGGCTCGCTGGTGGCGTTTGAATTCCGGCGCGGCAAGCGCCGCACCATCGGCTTTGTGGTTGGCCCCGACGGCCTCGTGGTCAGCGCCCCCCGATGGGTGCCGCTGACCGAGGTGGATGCCGCGGTGCGCGAGAAGGCCGGCTGGATCATGAAGAAGCTGGCCGAGGTGCAGGAGCGCCAGCAGAAGCTGGAGTCCGCCCGCATCGAGTGGAAGGACGGCACCTCGCTGCCGTTTCTGGGCGAGACCGTGATCCTGGTGCTGGACCCGCGCCATGGCTTCAGCGAGGTGGGCGGCCATTTGTCGGCCGTGGCGGCTGGCGCGGTGCTCAACGCCGACGCCAGTGCGCTGCCTGGCGTGCCGCGGCTCACGCTGCACATCGGCCTGCCGCACACTGCGACGCCGCAGCAGATCCGCGACGTGGTGCAGGCCTGGCTGATGCGCCAGGCGCGGCGCGTGTTCATCGAGCGGCTTGACCATTTCGCGCCCCTGCTGGGCGTGCAGTGGCGCAAGCTCAGCCTGTCCAGCGCCGGCACGCGCTGGGGCAGTGCCAGCGCCGATGGCTCGATCCGCCTGAACTGGCGGCTGATCCATTTCCGCCAGTCGGTGATCGACTATGTGGTGGCGCACGAGCTGAGCCACCTGCGCGTGATGGACCACAGCCCGCGCTTCTGGGACACGGTGCGCACCGTGGTGCCCGACTACGCGCAGCTGCGCGGCCAGCTCAGGGACGAGGCGCTGCCGCGCTGGGAATAGAAAAGCGGTAGACCCCGTCGGCGCCCAGCACGCGCCGCAACTGCCCGTCAAACCACAGCCGGTGCAGGTGCGCCACCGATTCGCCCATGGCAAAGGTGGTCTGGTGCAGGTCCAGCGGGCGCTTGAACATCACGGGCAGGATGTCGGCCGCCGTCTGCGGCGCGGTCGCACAGGCCTGCATCACCTCGGCCAGCCGGTCGCGGTGGTGGTCGTGCAATTGCTGGATGCGCGTGTGCAGGCCCCGGAACGGCTTGCCGTGCGAGGGCAGGGTCAGCGTGTCCTCGGGCAGCGCGCGGAACTTGTCGATCGAGTCCAGGAA encodes:
- a CDS encoding M48 family metallopeptidase encodes the protein MRSLLQFTLDLFDPEPAPAPPDSPVSEPKPPGVQAGRPSPAIENIAGPTQPAEPLDQVLVPASFRHPRANRQAVLQGSLVAFEFRRGKRRTIGFVVGPDGLVVSAPRWVPLTEVDAAVREKAGWIMKKLAEVQERQQKLESARIEWKDGTSLPFLGETVILVLDPRHGFSEVGGHLSAVAAGAVLNADASALPGVPRLTLHIGLPHTATPQQIRDVVQAWLMRQARRVFIERLDHFAPLLGVQWRKLSLSSAGTRWGSASADGSIRLNWRLIHFRQSVIDYVVAHELSHLRVMDHSPRFWDTVRTVVPDYAQLRGQLRDEALPRWE
- a CDS encoding 1-acyl-sn-glycerol-3-phosphate acyltransferase; its protein translation is MPLIRSILHALLMLVTVIPWGIWMVTASLWASGEQMYWKAARWLGWQINGARVLLGIQVRVSGMENLPVGKTSPAILLVKHQSTFETFLMPTLMPHPLAYVFKKELIYVPFFGWAMGRMDMIHIDRSQRALAFSKVVEQGKRLLAQGIWVIMFPEGTRIPRGQKGTYKSGGTRLAVETGAPVIPIAVTSARCWPRKAFIKTPGVVDVSIGKPIPSQGREADELMREVEAWIESEMHRLDPEAYAGR
- the gmhB gene encoding D-glycero-beta-D-manno-heptose 1,7-bisphosphate 7-phosphatase, with translation MKLIILDRDGTINQDSDDFVKAPEEWIPLPGALEAIARLNHAGWHVVIASNQSGLGRGLFDVASLNAMHAKMHKLLAEKGGRIDAVFYCPHSPDENCTCRKPLPGLFEQIGERYGVDLKDVPAVGDSLRDLQAAVLVGCEPHLVLTGKSALHRGLPLPEPFPPGTAVHDDLAAFADALLARPVAVKLPA